A genomic region of Magnolia sinica isolate HGM2019 chromosome 6, MsV1, whole genome shotgun sequence contains the following coding sequences:
- the LOC131249069 gene encoding scarecrow-like protein 8, with amino-acid sequence MPRIQFLKCLRILHHALPEYKSFLSGKECNRQVEVKSTSLPGVGSWRNERRIKRTGKRSGDVDAEALLLSFYIKERKRGYFSAESRASMSGFQSSDFYGSAGIGGGSANSVRLQYRSQPGGILVGPSQSPSGFVPQQPSFLKRSLTDLERNQQQLQQLQQLQQQTLLLRSVKQRTHQTSPISPLSPIDFSAVSPEISTACSSAARLRFPLQQQQQQQQQQQQPNNPNSSFISFSSVPSRIAASGAEPNSEKMRNQLQELERQLLDDNDDESSVSAITSSEWNETMQNLITPKPLSPSPTSSSSSSSSSSSSPPSSSSKQLLTDSATAISEGKIDAATAILRRLKQSSNGRRGDQEQRLTAYMAAALLARINPSEAPPIAELCSAEHLLATQMLYEASPCFKLGFMAANLAILDATRDHPKIHIVDFDIGQGSQYMTLIHALAERQLAKPTVKITAVKDPSSMIGRNNGADPIQAVGDRLKKLAQRVGIGFRFNVLCCRPSELRRESIGCDPDESLAVNFAFRLYRMPDESVSTANPRDELLRVVKRLSPTVVTLVEQDLNTNTAPFLARFGESWSHYRALFDSLDATLARDGSERVRVEECLARKAANAVAREGRERFERCEVFGKWRARMGMAGFEPRPLGSHIAESLRARLGTSRTHPGFFVKEEGGGIGFGWMGRILTVASAWR; translated from the coding sequence atgccacgtatacaatttctAAAGTGCCTGCGTATCCTGCATCACgcactgccagagtataaaagttttttatcCGGGAAGGAATGTAACCGGCAAGTGGAGGTAAAATCCACGAGTCTACCGGGAGTTGGCAGTTGGAGAAACGaaaggagaataaaacgaaccggAAAAAGGAGCGGAGACGTAGATGCAGAagctcttcttctctctttttatataaaagagaggaaaagagggtATTTTTCTGCAGAAAGCAGAGCTTCCATGTCTGGCTTTCAAAGTAGCGATTTCTACGGCTCCGCCGGAATCGGCGGAGGATCGGCTAACTCCGTCCGACTCCAGTACCGATCTCAACCTGGAGGGATTCTCGTTGGCCCATCTCAATCTCCTTCAGGTTTCGTTCCTCAGCAGCCTTCCTTCTTGAAACGATCTCTCACTGATTTGGAGAGAAATCAGCAGCAGTTGCAGCAGCTACAGCAGCTACAACAGCAGACTCTTCTTCTTAGATCGGTGAAACAGAGAACCCATCAAACATCTCCGATATCTCCGCTTTCTCCTATCGATTTCTCTGCTGTTTCTCCAGAAATTTCTACTGCTTGTTCTTCTGCAGCAAGGCTTCGTTTTCCCcttcaacagcagcagcagcagcaacagcaacaacaacaacccaACAACCCCAACTCGTCTTTCATCTCTTTCTCGTCCGTTCCCAGCCGAATCGCGGCCTCTGGAGCGGAACCCAACTCGGAAAAGATGCGAAATCAGTTGCAGGAGCTGGAAAGGCAGCTGTTGGATGATAACGACGATGAAAGCTCTGTTTCTGCGATTACCAGCAGCGAATGGAATGAGACTATGCAAAATCTCATCACCCCAAAACCCCTTTCTCCTTCTCcaacatcatcttcttcttcgtcATCGTCCTCATCGTCGTCTCCGCCATCATCGTCGTCGAAACAGCTGCTGACTGATTCTGCGACCGCGATTTCAGAAGGGAAGATAGATGCAGCGACAGCGATCCTCCGGCGTCTGAAGCAGTCGTCGAATGGCCGAAGAGGCGATCAGGAACAGAGGCTCACGGCATACATGGCCGCAGCGCTGCTAGCTCGCATAAACCCTTCCGAAGCTCCTCCAATTGCCGAGCTCTGCAGCGCAGAGCATCTCCTCGCCACCCAAATGCTCTACGAAGCCTCGCCCTGTTTCAAGCTCGGATTCATGGCGGCCAATCTCGCCATCCTCGATGCAACCAGAGACCACCCCAAGATCCACATCGTCGATTTCGACATCGGTCAAGGTAGCCAGTACATGACCCTCATCCACGCCCTCGCCGAGCGTCAGCTCGCCAAACCAACGGTCAAGATCACCGCCGTGAAGGATCCCAGCTCGATGATCGGCCGCAACAACGGCGCCGATCCTATTCAGGCCGTCGGCGACCGACTCAAGAAGCTAGCCCAGCGTGTCGGCATTGGGTTCCGTTTCAACGTCCTCTGCTGCCGGCCCTCCGAGCTCCGGCGCGAGTCGATTGGGTGCGATCCGGACGAGTCTCTGGCGGTGAATTTCGCTTTCCGGCTCTACCGAATGCCGGACGAGAGCGTCTCCACCGCAAACCCCCGCGACGAGCTGCTCCGCGTCGTGAAGCGCCTCTCCCCGACGGTGGTGACCCTGGTCGAGCAGGACCTCAACACGAACACGGCCCCGTTCCTCGCCCGGTTCGGTGAGTCCTGGTCCCACTACCGCGCGCTCTTTGACTCGCTCGACGCGACCCTGGCTCGCGACGGATCGGAGCGGGTCCGGGTCGAGGAGTGCCTTGCCCGTAAAGCCGCCAACGCGGTGGCCCGAGAAGGGCGGGAAAGGTTCGAACGGTGTGAGGTTTTCGGCAAATGGCGGGCCCGAATGGGAATGGCCGGGTTCGAACCAAGACCGCTCGGGTCCCATATTGCTGAGTCGCTGCGCGCGCGACTCGGAACGAGTCGAACTCACCCCGGGTTCTTCGTTAAGGAAGAAGGTGGTGGGATTGGGTTTGGGTGGATGGGTCGAATCCTGACCGTTGCTTCTGCCTGGcgttag